A region of Lycium barbarum isolate Lr01 chromosome 3, ASM1917538v2, whole genome shotgun sequence DNA encodes the following proteins:
- the LOC132630391 gene encoding ATP-dependent zinc metalloprotease FTSH 10, mitochondrial-like, whose translation MMLSRIGRSISKACRSNIHKGGGYGVRPAVLNEVSTRGDGACVTRADGGGLGFVRNYLTSSIIGGGKQGLSNAQRVQYTLRRFFCSEGPKRRNYENYYPKNKKEIPKANNQKAESGKEEGAGEQGNPQENFMKLNYNLLTPLLFIGFILSSILLSPREQQEISFQEFKNRLLEAGLVDRIVVTNKSVAKVYVKSSAPGPNQIGDDTVQGPVTGRNDRRNTGQYKYYFNIGSVESFEEKLEEAQEALRIDPHNYVPVTYVDELNWFQEMMKFGPTVLLLVVLYFMGRRVQGGIGGVGGPGGKGGRGIFNIGKAHFTKMDKNAKNKVFFKDVAGCDEAKQEIMEFVHFLKNPKKYEQLGAKIPKGALLVGPPGTGKTLLAKATAGESGVPFLSISGSDFMEMFVGVGPARVRSLFEEARQCAPSIIFIDEIDAIGRARGRGGFSGGHDERESTLNQLLVEMDGFATTSGVVILAGTNRPDILDKALLRPGRFDRQITIDKPDIKGRDQIFRIYLSKLKLDHEASFYSQRLAALTPGFAGADIANVCNEAALIAARNESTIITMQHFEAAIDRVIGGLEKKNKVISKLERRTVAYHESGHAVAGWFLEHAEPLLKVTIVPRGTAALGFAQYVPNENLLMTKEQLFDVTCMTLGGRAAEQVLIGKISTGAQNDLEKVTKMTYAQVAVYGFSDKVGLLSFPQREDGFEMSKPYSSKTAAIIDNEVREWVSKAYERTVQLIEEHKEHVAQIAELLLEKEVLHQDDLIKVLGERPFKSLEPTNYDRFKQGFEEENKETKDNAENTTVEDNGSSPVVPEVVPV comes from the exons ATGATGCTTTCACGTATTGGCCGTTCTATATCTAAAGCTTGTCGCTCCAATATTCACAAA GGCGGTGGATATGGTGTGAGGCCGGCGGTGTTGAATGAGGTGTCCACGCGCGGCGACGGCGCGTGCGTCACACGCGCTGATGGTGGTGGGTTAGGGTTTGTGAGGAACTATTTGACATCATCGATTATTGGAGGTGGAAAGCAGGGTTTGAGTAACGCGCAGCGCGTGCAGTACACGCTCCGGAGGTTTTTCTGCAGTGAAGGGCCAAAGAGAAGAA ACTATGAGAACTATTATCCAAAGAACAAGAAAGAAATTCCCAAAGCAAATAATCAAAAGGCTGAAAGTGGCAAAG AGGAAGGTGCAGGTGAGCAAGGAAATCCTCAAGAGAACTTCATGAAGCTAAACTACAATTTGCTAACACCCTTGTTATTTATTGGGTTTATTCTGTCATCTATCCTCTTATCTCCTCGAGAGCAGCAGGAG ATTAGCTTCCAAGAGTTCAAAAACAGGCTGCTTGAAGCTGGTCTTGTTGATAGAATTGTTGTTACTAACAAATCTGTGGCCAAAGTTTATGTGAAAAGCTCTGCACCTGGTCCTAATCAAATTGGTGATGACACTGTTCAAGGTCCTGTAACTGGTAGAAATGATAGAAGAAACACGGGCCagtacaaatattattttaacaTTGGGAGTGTCGAGTCATTCGAGGAGAAGCTTGAAGAAGCACAGGAGGCATTAAGAATAGATCCTCATAATTATGTGCCTGTTACATATGTTGATGAGTTGAATTGGTTCCAAGAAATGATGAAGTTTGGTCCAACAGTGTTGCTTCTTGTTGTCCTTTATTTTATGGGACGGAGAGTGCAGGGCGGGATAGGTGGTGTTGGAGGCCCTGGTGGAAAAGGTGGTCGTGGAATATTTAACATTGGTAAAGCGCATTTCACGAAGATGGATAAAAATGCCAAGAATAAG GTGTTCTTCAAAGACGTGGCTGGATGTGACGAGGCAAAGCAAGAAATCATGGAGTTCGTCCACTTTCTTAAAAACCCCAAGAAATATGAGCAGTTGGGAGCCAAAATTCCCAAGGGTGCTCTTCTAGTGGGTCCTCCTGGGACTGGCAAGACGCTTCTGGCCAAAGCTACAGCTGGAGAGTCTGGTGTACCTTTTCTCTCTATTTCCGGGTCAGATTTTATGGAGATGTTTGTTGGTGTTGGACCAGCCAGAGTTAGGAGCTTATTTGAGGAGGCAAGGCAGTGTGCACCTAGTATAATTTTCATTGATGAGATTGATGCCATTGGTCGAGCAAGAGGGCGAGGTGGCTTTTCTGGAGGACATGATGAACGTGAAAGCACTTTAAATCAACTGCTTGTTGAAATGGACGGTTTTGCAACTACGTCAGGTGTGGTTATACTTGCTGGGACAAATAGACCTGATATATTAGACAAAGCCTTGTTAAGACCCGGTCGATTTGATCGTCAAATTACCATAGACAAACCAGACATAAAAGGCCGTGATCAGATATTCCGGATCTATTTGAGCAAGTTGAAACTTGACCATGAGGCATCCTTTTATTCACAGAGGCTTGCTGCTCTAACACCAGGATTTGCCGGAGCAGACATTGCAAATGTTTGTAATGAAGCTGCTTTAATTGCCGCAAGGAATGAGAGCACAATAATTACAATGCAACATTTTGAGGCAGCAATAGATAGGGTAATTGGAGGTCTTGAGAAGAAGAATAAG GTCATAAGCAAGCTAGAGAGGCGGACAGTTGCCTACCATGAATCTGGTCATGCTGTTGCTGGTTGGTTCTTGGAACATGCAGAACCATTACTAAAAGTGACAATTGTTCCTAGGGGTACTGCTGCCTTGGGATTTGCTCAGTATGTTCCTAATGAAAATCTTTTAATGACTAAGGAACAGCTGTTTGATGTGACATGCATGACTCTTGGAGGTCGAGCTGCTGAGCAG GTTTTGATTGGGAAGATCTCGACTGGTGCCCAAAATGATTTGGAGAAAGTCACCAAAATGACGTATGCACAAGTAGCAGTCTATGGTTTCAGTGACAAGGTTGGTCTTCTTTCTTTCCCACAAAGAGAAGATGGATTTGAGATGTCAAAACCTTACAGTAGCAAGACAGCAGCAATTATCGACAATGAAGTAAGGGAATGGGTCTCCAAGGCATATGAACGTACTGTGCAACTCATAGAGGAGCACAAAGAACATGTGGCGCAGATTGCAGAGTTACTACTTGAAAAAGAGGTCCTTCATCAAGATGATCTGATTAAGGTATTAGGTGAACGCCCATTCAAGAGTCTTGAGCCCACAAACTATGATAGATTCAAGCAAGGATTTGAAGAAGAGAACAAAGAAACAAAAGATAATGCTGAAAATACGACTGTAGAAGATAATGGATCATCGCCAGTTGTACCTGAGGTTGTCCCAGTATAG